The DNA window CGGCAAACTCAGGCACGGTAAATTCATCCGACAACGGCTCCGGCCCGAGCGACTCCACCGCGGTTGTGTCGAGCGTGAAGCGGCCGAAGTAACGCGTGTCCTCATACACGAAATGGAGTTTTCCGAGATCCAAAATGACCGCCGCATGCCGGGGCAGGGGCGCGGCGTGCGGTTGCAGAAACATCCGGCCCGTCATCCCGAGGTGCCCCAGACAGGTGAAGGGCTGGCCATTCGGTGGTTGCCAGTCAAACAAAAGGTATTTGCCACGCCGGCGCAAACCGGCAAACCGCGCGCCCGTCAGCCGCTGCGCCAGCGCGCGTGCGCTCGTCGGGCGGATGACCTTGGCGCGACACACTTCGACACCACGCACCGTCTGGCCGCGCAACAGCGGGCGCAGGTGGCGGGCGAGGACTTCCACTTCAGGCAGTTCCGGCACGCGCTGAATTTAATGATTCCACGGCACAATAAAAGCCGCGGCT is part of the Verrucomicrobiia bacterium genome and encodes:
- the mutM gene encoding bifunctional DNA-formamidopyrimidine glycosylase/DNA-(apurinic or apyrimidinic site) lyase; this translates as MPELPEVEVLARHLRPLLRGQTVRGVEVCRAKVIRPTSARALAQRLTGARFAGLRRRGKYLLFDWQPPNGQPFTCLGHLGMTGRMFLQPHAAPLPRHAAVILDLGKLHFVYEDTRYFGRFTLDTTAVESLGPEPLSDEFTVPEFAAALTRSTQAIKVRLLDQSLVAGVGNIYASEALFRARLSPRRAARSLKRAEVTALHGQIRAVLQEAIDCGSTIPLDFAGTQAKDRLFYFGRAAETPDYYTERLRVYDRAGQPCPDCAAAIKRIVQAARSTFYCAVCQR